A window from Chitinophaga filiformis encodes these proteins:
- the dtd gene encoding D-aminoacyl-tRNA deacylase, with protein MRAVIQRASRASVTVDGSITGSIGTGLLVLLGIEDADNTEDITWLSNKIVNLRIFNDEEGVMNRSVKEVNGDILLVSQFTLHAATRKGNRPSYIRASKPDIAIPLYEQMISQLTFDMGKTIATGIFGADMKVELLNDGPVTIIIDTKSKE; from the coding sequence ATGCGTGCAGTTATACAACGTGCATCAAGGGCATCCGTGACCGTAGATGGCAGTATTACCGGCAGTATCGGGACAGGTTTGCTGGTATTGCTGGGCATTGAGGACGCGGATAATACTGAAGATATTACCTGGCTGAGTAATAAGATCGTCAACCTCCGTATTTTTAACGATGAGGAAGGCGTCATGAACCGTTCTGTAAAAGAAGTGAACGGAGATATCCTGCTGGTAAGCCAGTTCACGCTGCATGCCGCTACCAGGAAGGGAAACAGGCCCTCTTATATCAGGGCCAGTAAGCCGGATATAGCCATACCGCTGTATGAACAGATGATCAGCCAGTTGACGTTTGATATGGGGAAAACCATTGCTACCGGCATTTTCGGTGCAGATATGAAGGTGGAGCTGCTGAACGACGGCCCTGTTACGATCATTATAGACACAAAATCAAAGGAATAA